CTGCATCCTGTTGGAAACCATAATGTCTGGTCATCTAAGTAGATAGCAGCTTCAGTTTAAAAAGAAAGACTAATGGCTCTTGACCGCATTGAGGGTATTCCACCGCGGTTCGCGCCCTATTCCACCTTCACCTCTTGCCTTATTTCAGCCTAGCAAAACCGCCTTCCCTAAACCCCCTAATATATCACCATATTATCTAATATGGGGCGTTCTCGCTCTCCACTGCTTACGCTATTCTGTTCTTCACAGTACCTTTTCTACACCAAATCAATCTGCTTTATTCTACTTTACATTCGCTGTAGCTCAATATCAAAGCAAACATACACAAACAGCATCGATAAGCGTGCCCATTCCCTGGTACGCCTCGACCCTCGTACTGGTGTCAATATGCGCGATGTCCTGGGCCTCCCCGATCACGTTGTTCTCCTCGTCGTAGTCGAACATGGACAGCACCTTGATCAGCGGCTGCTGCTTCAGGAACAGGCAGGCGATGCGGCCTACTGGGGACCCGGCGCCTATCACCGTCACCTGGTAAACAGACGTGCTGTATGCTGATGTAAGAAACCTTGGTTTTTGCGGGAGCTTGGCTGCGTGGGAAAGGTTTGAGTTTGTTTGGGTTCAATGATTATGTATAAGGGTGTATAAAACGAGCTCGTGTGACGGGTCAGAACAGAAGGTAGAGCTACCTACGTCCAGCGAATCCTGGTTAGTaagcgactgacgctaatctgcCTAACCAATCCTTTAGCCACGGCGATAGACCCTATTGTAGTCTAGCTCTACTGTTAGTCACCGACTCATTAAGTAGAAGAAAATCATATAAGTAGGATCGGACTTTCGGAGCAGCGGAAACTACCCACATAGCGAACAGTAATCAGATATACGGGGAGGAGTAGGCCATCATCATCTACCATGTGAGCAACCTTTACCTGCACTAATTCCTCAGAACAACATTAGGATATTTACCTTTTGAGGAGGAACCCTCGTCACATGGCAAACTCGCTCGCAGTATTGGTCTAACTGCGCGAAGGTGGGTGACGTCACGAAGTTCTCCActccccgcgccccgcacggCACCCGCACCgtccccccgcgcgcccgcaGCAGCCCCTGAGCAACCCTCGCGGCACCTACCACTAGGGTAGCCATATCTTCCTATCCTGCCTTGCCTGCCCATATAATAGTTTTTGtatatattacataatttgcattgttttttaaactttcacccgcattattggttttttgtgACTTATATTACttagttaatattatttgcatagagtaagtttaatttaacaagaatatttttgaatataaCGACGCCATATCGCCAAGGTATTTTGAAACATTGtgtcatagagaaaaaataaacaattgtgaAAAGAGTGCCATCTCgaggagttttttgtcatactctatacgtcatactgaacag
This window of the Plutella xylostella chromosome 12, ilPluXylo3.1, whole genome shotgun sequence genome carries:
- the LOC105393380 gene encoding uncharacterized protein LOC105393380 yields the protein MATLVVGAARVAQGLLRARGGTVRVPCGARGVENFVTSPTFAQLDQYCERVCHVTRVPPQKVTVIGAGSPVGRIACLFLKQQPLIKVLSMFDYDEENNVIGEAQDIAHIDTSTRVEAYQGMGTLIDAVCVCLL